In one Echinicola marina genomic region, the following are encoded:
- the recA gene encoding recombinase RecA translates to MSENTEKLKALQLTIDKLEKTYGKGTVMKLSDNTVVDIPAISTGSLGLDMALGIGGVPKGRIIEVYGPESSGKTTLTMHCIAEAQKQGGLAAFIDAEHAFDKIYAEKLGIDTENLLISQPDNGEQALEIAEHLIRSGAIDIIVIDSVAALVPKGELEGEMGDSKMGLQARLMSQALRKLTGAINKTGCACIFINQLRDKIGVMFGSPETTTGGNALKFYASVRLDIRRIGQIKESADNILGNRTKVKVVKNKVAPPFKVVEFDIMYGQGISKVGEIIDLGVEFDIIKKAGSWFSYEGNKLGQGRDAVKKLILDNPELMEELELKIKSKAGLNGAVEEELEEN, encoded by the coding sequence ATGAGTGAAAATACTGAAAAACTAAAAGCACTTCAGCTTACGATTGACAAATTAGAAAAAACCTACGGTAAAGGTACTGTCATGAAGCTGAGTGATAATACGGTCGTTGATATTCCTGCGATTTCTACAGGTTCGCTAGGCTTGGATATGGCCTTGGGTATAGGAGGGGTGCCGAAAGGCAGGATTATAGAAGTGTATGGTCCTGAATCCTCTGGTAAGACGACGTTGACCATGCATTGTATTGCTGAGGCACAAAAGCAAGGAGGTTTGGCGGCATTTATTGATGCGGAGCATGCCTTTGATAAAATCTATGCAGAGAAGCTCGGTATTGATACAGAAAACTTATTGATTTCCCAGCCAGATAATGGAGAGCAGGCACTTGAGATTGCTGAGCACTTGATCCGTTCTGGAGCCATTGATATTATCGTGATAGACTCCGTTGCCGCTTTGGTGCCAAAGGGTGAGCTTGAAGGTGAAATGGGGGATAGCAAAATGGGACTTCAAGCTAGATTGATGTCACAGGCTTTGAGGAAGCTGACTGGAGCTATCAACAAAACGGGTTGTGCTTGTATATTCATTAACCAGTTGAGGGATAAAATAGGGGTGATGTTTGGAAGTCCGGAAACTACCACGGGTGGTAATGCGCTTAAATTTTACGCTTCCGTAAGATTGGATATCAGAAGAATTGGTCAGATTAAAGAGAGTGCTGATAATATACTTGGTAACAGGACCAAAGTTAAGGTAGTGAAAAACAAAGTGGCTCCTCCGTTTAAAGTGGTTGAATTTGACATTATGTATGGTCAAGGGATTTCTAAAGTTGGAGAAATTATTGACTTGGGTGTCGAGTTTGATATTATCAAAAAAGCAGGTTCTTGGTTCTCTTATGAAGGGAATAAACTTGGGCAAGGAAGGGATGCGGTGAAGAAATTGATCTTGGATAATCCAGAATTGATGGAAGAGCTTGAACTGAAAATTAAAAGTAAAGCTGGCTTAAACGGAGCTGTTGAAGAAGAGCTTGAAGAAAATTAA
- a CDS encoding DUF3108 domain-containing protein, whose amino-acid sequence MSIALSTPAIGQNGTTEPYKAGEELTFKVKYLFFNAAEAKMIIDKDIHQINDRPSYKIDVYGKTLSIFSIFKVKDNWGTYMDTTKNIPYRSYRHIEEGGYRKHEVVDIDHKNKKATTKLYDRENRKIVETLEHDIAPGIQDIVSGFYYMRHLEFSNFKEGDTISIKGFFDEKTYNLKLTYKGKDRISTKIGDFNTFVISPIMPSNKLFSGKNPIKIWITNDKNRIPVKIEADLVVGALNMEITSIKGLRNK is encoded by the coding sequence ATGAGTATTGCCTTGTCTACCCCTGCAATAGGCCAAAATGGCACTACTGAACCTTATAAAGCAGGAGAAGAACTGACCTTCAAGGTTAAATACCTGTTTTTCAATGCTGCTGAGGCAAAAATGATTATTGATAAAGACATTCATCAAATCAATGATCGCCCCAGTTATAAAATCGACGTTTATGGAAAAACACTCAGTATATTCAGCATCTTCAAGGTCAAGGACAATTGGGGAACATACATGGATACTACCAAGAACATCCCCTACAGATCATACAGACATATAGAAGAAGGGGGATACCGAAAACATGAAGTGGTGGATATCGACCATAAAAACAAAAAAGCCACCACAAAATTATATGATAGGGAAAACCGAAAAATAGTAGAAACACTGGAGCATGATATTGCCCCGGGGATTCAAGACATCGTCAGTGGGTTCTACTATATGCGACATTTGGAATTTAGTAATTTTAAAGAAGGCGATACCATTAGTATTAAAGGCTTCTTCGACGAAAAAACTTATAACCTAAAATTAACATATAAAGGTAAAGATAGAATTTCAACCAAAATAGGAGACTTCAACACCTTCGTCATTTCCCCAATTATGCCGAGCAATAAACTTTTCAGTGGCAAAAACCCTATAAAAATTTGGATTACGAATGACAAAAACAGAATACCGGTAAAAATAGAAGCAGATCTGGTAGTTGGAGCACTTAACATGGAGATAACATCTATAAAAGGATTGCGTAACAAATAA
- a CDS encoding response regulator transcription factor, protein MSDKPKIKVLVVDDEPDIIEILTYNLEKEGYDVKSANDGIKAVETASKFKPDVILLDIMMPNQDGVETCRQIRDMEELKNTFIIFLTARSEEYSEVAAFDVGADDYITKPIKPRALVSRISALFRRESKKEQDVSQIRIKDLIIDRSSFTIDQSGKTITLPKKEFELLHFLAKNPNMVFSRDELLQNIWGSDVFVLARTVDVHIRKVREKIGDNYITTVKGVGYKFDNN, encoded by the coding sequence ATGAGTGACAAACCAAAAATCAAGGTTCTGGTAGTAGATGATGAACCAGATATTATTGAAATCTTAACCTATAACTTAGAAAAAGAAGGTTATGACGTCAAATCTGCCAACGACGGCATCAAAGCAGTTGAAACAGCCTCTAAGTTCAAACCTGATGTGATCCTATTGGACATCATGATGCCCAATCAAGACGGAGTGGAAACCTGTAGACAGATCAGGGACATGGAAGAACTGAAAAACACCTTCATCATCTTCCTAACAGCCCGCTCTGAAGAATACTCCGAAGTTGCGGCATTTGATGTCGGGGCAGACGATTATATCACCAAACCAATTAAACCTAGGGCTTTGGTCAGCAGGATTTCTGCACTCTTCAGAAGAGAATCAAAGAAGGAACAAGATGTATCACAGATCCGCATCAAAGACTTGATCATTGACAGAAGCAGCTTTACCATTGATCAGTCTGGCAAAACTATCACCCTTCCAAAAAAGGAATTCGAACTATTGCATTTCTTAGCTAAAAACCCTAACATGGTGTTTAGCAGGGATGAATTATTACAAAACATCTGGGGATCCGATGTTTTCGTACTGGCCAGAACAGTAGATGTTCACATTAGAAAAGTTCGTGAAAAAATAGGAGACAACTATATCACCACCGTCAAGGGCGTTGGATATAAGTTCGACAATAATTAA
- a CDS encoding sensor histidine kinase, translated as MLTTSRGIALLLAFAISVFTVAFLSLLDDATLLLLTVTWALTMSISYLLMNVTLEFLIFKEISNIYAALEKIQKKDLSGIAQKPKKSSISPLRKINNTINSYAIAKNKEIETLQRNEAFRREFIADISHELKTPIFAAQGYVHTLMDGAVEDVKVRDKFLKRAAKSLNALDNLVQDLLTLSHMESGVVKFNFEEFDMVSLIHEVIEELEHKAEKRHVNLRFLYNQNKSYTIKADQDKIYRVCQNLLSNAIKYNREGGEAIISLKTSKNNLTVDIQDNGLGIPPEDIKRIFERFYRVDKSRSREMGGTGLGLAIVKHILEGHKSKISVSSTVGKGSNFSFSLPLEKKKKEDK; from the coding sequence ATGCTTACCACTTCCAGAGGGATTGCCCTCTTACTGGCATTTGCTATTTCAGTCTTTACAGTCGCATTCTTATCCTTATTGGATGATGCGACTTTATTGTTATTGACCGTTACTTGGGCACTAACCATGTCCATCTCTTACCTATTGATGAATGTCACTTTGGAATTTTTGATTTTCAAGGAAATCAGTAATATCTATGCTGCCCTCGAAAAAATCCAGAAAAAAGACCTTTCAGGAATCGCTCAAAAACCCAAGAAAAGCTCTATCTCACCCCTGAGAAAAATAAATAACACCATCAATTCATATGCAATAGCCAAAAACAAAGAAATTGAGACCTTGCAACGTAATGAGGCATTCAGAAGAGAATTTATCGCTGACATATCCCATGAATTAAAGACACCTATATTTGCGGCTCAAGGTTATGTACATACTTTAATGGATGGTGCGGTAGAAGACGTTAAGGTAAGGGATAAATTTCTAAAGAGAGCAGCAAAAAGCCTTAATGCGCTGGACAACCTTGTACAGGACTTACTTACGCTTAGCCATATGGAAAGCGGTGTAGTAAAATTCAATTTTGAAGAATTTGATATGGTAAGCCTCATTCACGAAGTAATAGAAGAGCTAGAGCATAAAGCTGAAAAAAGACATGTCAATCTCAGGTTCCTCTACAACCAAAACAAGTCTTATACCATCAAAGCTGACCAAGATAAAATCTACCGTGTCTGTCAAAACCTGCTTTCCAATGCCATCAAATATAACAGGGAAGGCGGTGAAGCAATTATATCCCTAAAAACCTCCAAAAACAATCTCACTGTTGATATTCAGGACAATGGACTAGGCATCCCCCCTGAGGATATCAAAAGGATATTTGAGAGATTCTACCGGGTGGACAAAAGCCGTTCAAGAGAAATGGGAGGCACCGGGCTTGGCCTGGCCATTGTTAAACATATCCTAGAAGGGCATAAAAGTAAAATATCTGTTTCATCTACAGTTGGAAAAGGTTCTAACTTCAGCTTTTCGCTCCCCCTAGAGAAGAAGAAAAAAGAAGATAAATAA
- a CDS encoding RluA family pseudouridine synthase: MKKVDFNDLILFQNEDYIVINKPPYLSTLDDRHERQNILHLAKSHTPDAQVCHRLDKETSGCLVIAKNPDAYRNIAIQFENRKVEKVYHAVVDGIHEYKDELVERNLIATNKGIAKISIKGKPATTYFNTLKTYYAHSLIECKPITGRLHQIRIHLSYLNSPICGDAMYGGKPLYLSDLKRRFNLKKGTEELPIMQRVSLHAYSIAFTGLDGETINITAPYPKDYSVLMKQLEKTS; this comes from the coding sequence ATGAAAAAAGTAGATTTTAATGATCTTATTCTGTTTCAAAACGAAGACTATATAGTCATCAATAAGCCTCCATACTTATCGACCTTAGACGATAGGCATGAAAGACAAAACATTCTCCATTTGGCCAAGAGTCACACTCCAGATGCCCAGGTGTGTCACAGATTGGACAAGGAAACTTCAGGATGTTTGGTAATTGCAAAAAACCCGGATGCGTACAGAAATATCGCGATCCAGTTTGAAAACAGAAAAGTAGAAAAAGTCTACCATGCAGTAGTGGATGGAATCCATGAGTACAAAGATGAACTTGTGGAAAGAAACCTGATCGCAACCAATAAGGGGATAGCCAAGATCAGCATTAAGGGAAAACCAGCCACCACTTACTTCAATACATTAAAGACCTATTATGCGCACTCATTGATAGAATGCAAACCCATAACAGGCCGTCTTCATCAAATCAGGATTCATTTATCCTATTTGAATTCACCGATATGTGGAGATGCAATGTATGGAGGAAAGCCTTTATACCTGTCAGATCTTAAAAGAAGATTTAACCTTAAGAAAGGCACTGAAGAGCTTCCAATTATGCAGCGGGTTTCACTGCATGCCTACTCCATAGCCTTTACGGGATTGGACGGAGAAACGATCAATATCACCGCCCCCTACCCTAAAGACTATTCGGTATTAATGAAACAATTGGAAAAAACCAGCTAG
- the rplM gene encoding 50S ribosomal protein L13 has protein sequence MDTLSYKTVSANSATVQKNWVIVDAQSMVLGRFASEVAKILRGKNKPSYTPHADCGDNVIVINADKIRLTGKKWDEKVYVRHTGFPGGQRISTPKLLKEKSSAILIEKAVKGMLPKNRLGNKLYTNLYVYEGAEHPHEAQQPKEIKL, from the coding sequence GTGGATACTTTAAGCTATAAGACCGTATCAGCAAACAGTGCTACAGTACAAAAGAACTGGGTAATAGTGGATGCCCAATCTATGGTACTAGGTAGATTTGCAAGTGAGGTAGCGAAAATTCTAAGAGGAAAAAACAAGCCAAGCTATACTCCTCATGCAGACTGCGGAGACAATGTAATTGTCATCAATGCAGACAAAATCAGGTTAACCGGTAAAAAGTGGGATGAAAAAGTTTATGTTCGTCACACAGGTTTTCCAGGTGGTCAAAGAATCTCTACTCCTAAGTTATTGAAGGAGAAATCTTCTGCTATTCTAATCGAAAAAGCGGTAAAAGGTATGTTGCCTAAAAATAGACTAGGTAACAAGTTGTATACCAATCTTTATGTATATGAAGGTGCTGAGCATCCTCATGAAGCACAACAACCAAAAGAAATTAAATTATAA
- the rpsI gene encoding 30S ribosomal protein S9, which translates to MEVINTIGRRKTSVARIYMKPGKGEITVNNRSIESYFPFDLHQIVVKQPLTLVNEGETYDIKINVDGGGIKGQAEAARMAISRALCEINEEHRPALKKEGFLTRDPRMVERKKPGRRKARRRFQFSKR; encoded by the coding sequence ATGGAAGTTATCAATACAATCGGTAGAAGAAAAACATCTGTTGCAAGGATCTATATGAAGCCGGGCAAAGGTGAAATCACTGTAAATAACAGAAGCATAGAATCTTATTTCCCGTTTGACCTGCATCAGATTGTTGTTAAACAGCCTCTTACTTTAGTTAATGAAGGCGAAACTTACGATATCAAAATCAATGTAGACGGCGGCGGAATCAAAGGACAAGCAGAAGCAGCCAGAATGGCTATCTCAAGAGCCCTTTGTGAAATCAATGAAGAGCACAGACCTGCATTGAAGAAAGAAGGATTCCTTACTCGTGACCCAAGAATGGTTGAACGTAAGAAACCAGGACGTAGAAAAGCTAGAAGAAGATTCCAGTTCTCTAAACGTTAA
- the rpsB gene encoding 30S ribosomal protein S2, which yields MAKIEYKDLLDAGVHFGHLTRKWDPRMAPYIFMEKNGIHIIDLNKTLVCLEEASNAIKQIVRSGKKVMFVATKKQAKDLVAEEAARLKMPFVTERWLGGMMTNFATIRKSLKKMSSIDKLMKEESYTSLAKRERLMITRQRQKLENVLGGIADLTRLPAALFVIDIKREHIAIAEAKKLGIPVFALVDTNSNPGEVDFPIPANDDAFKSISLLVKAVGSAIEEGLSERKKDKEEAKLSEEEEAKKAADAAETKE from the coding sequence ATGGCTAAAATCGAATATAAAGACTTACTGGATGCTGGTGTTCACTTCGGACACTTAACAAGAAAGTGGGATCCTAGAATGGCGCCGTATATCTTCATGGAGAAGAACGGTATCCACATCATTGATCTAAACAAAACGCTCGTTTGCCTTGAAGAAGCATCCAACGCAATCAAGCAAATCGTACGCTCCGGCAAAAAAGTGATGTTCGTAGCGACTAAGAAACAAGCTAAGGACTTGGTAGCTGAAGAAGCTGCAAGATTGAAAATGCCTTTCGTAACGGAAAGATGGTTAGGTGGTATGATGACCAACTTCGCTACTATCCGTAAGTCATTGAAGAAGATGTCTTCCATCGACAAGTTGATGAAAGAAGAATCTTATACTAGCTTGGCTAAGAGAGAGCGTTTGATGATCACTAGACAGCGTCAAAAATTGGAAAATGTATTGGGAGGTATTGCTGACCTAACTCGTCTTCCAGCTGCGCTTTTCGTGATCGATATCAAAAGAGAACACATTGCTATTGCCGAAGCCAAAAAGCTTGGTATCCCTGTATTCGCATTGGTAGATACAAACTCTAACCCTGGTGAGGTGGACTTCCCAATCCCAGCCAATGACGATGCATTTAAATCCATTTCACTTTTGGTGAAAGCCGTTGGTTCAGCAATTGAAGAAGGTCTTTCTGAAAGAAAGAAAGATAAGGAAGAGGCTAAACTCTCTGAGGAAGAAGAAGCAAAAAAAGCTGCTGACGCTGCCGAAACCAAAGAGTAA
- the tsf gene encoding translation elongation factor Ts produces MAITAQEVNKLRQMTGAGMMDCKKALTEAEGDFEKAVDILRKKGQKVSASRADRETKEGVVVTSVSADKSKGVLITLTCETDFVAKNEEFVAFANAILDLAVEKEAASKDEILALPYENITVGEKIIEMTGKIGEKIEISNFEVVKGEAVVPYIHSNGKLGVLVALNNVSGADVEEAGKDVAMQIAAMNPVAVDKDGVDASVVEREIAVGKEQALAEGKPEAMIEKIALGKLNKFYKENTLLSQAFVKDNSKTISQYLDGVSKGLTVVDFKRIAIG; encoded by the coding sequence ATGGCTATTACTGCACAAGAGGTAAACAAACTAAGACAAATGACTGGTGCCGGTATGATGGACTGTAAAAAGGCCCTTACCGAAGCTGAAGGAGATTTTGAAAAAGCGGTTGATATTTTAAGAAAAAAAGGACAAAAAGTATCTGCTTCCCGTGCAGACCGCGAAACTAAAGAGGGTGTAGTAGTTACTAGCGTAAGTGCTGACAAGTCTAAAGGTGTACTTATCACTCTTACTTGTGAAACTGACTTCGTAGCTAAAAATGAAGAATTCGTAGCATTTGCTAACGCCATTCTTGACCTAGCGGTTGAAAAGGAAGCGGCTAGCAAAGACGAAATCCTTGCATTGCCATACGAAAATATTACAGTAGGTGAAAAAATCATCGAAATGACTGGTAAAATCGGTGAGAAAATCGAAATCAGTAACTTCGAAGTAGTTAAAGGTGAAGCCGTTGTCCCTTATATCCACTCTAACGGTAAATTGGGTGTACTTGTAGCTCTTAATAACGTTAGTGGTGCTGATGTTGAAGAAGCTGGTAAAGATGTAGCCATGCAAATTGCTGCCATGAACCCAGTTGCTGTTGACAAAGATGGCGTTGATGCTTCTGTAGTAGAAAGAGAAATCGCCGTTGGTAAAGAGCAAGCCCTAGCTGAAGGTAAGCCTGAAGCCATGATTGAAAAAATCGCTTTGGGTAAACTGAACAAGTTCTACAAAGAGAACACTTTGCTAAGCCAAGCATTCGTTAAAGACAACAGCAAAACAATCTCTCAGTACCTTGACGGTGTTTCTAAAGGTCTTACTGTAGTAGACTTCAAAAGAATTGCTATCGGATAA
- a CDS encoding aminopeptidase P family protein: MRYTPINQSFYKKNRDKLAKALEPRSLVILHSNDLMPTNADGTMKFRQNNDLFYLCGIDQEDTILLMCPDFPNEGMREILFVKETNEHIAIWEGNKLSKAAATEISGVKHIRWSSEYGTVLQQLMGYCNHILLHTNEHRGAHNAVETRNTRYNKKVKDAFPLHNYERLAPIMERLRSVKEQDEIDQIQRACDITEKGFRRVLDFVKPGVREYEIEAEFMHEFLRNGSRGFAYEPIIGSGKNSCVLHYLENNQLCNSGELILMDVGAEYGNYNADMTRTIPVNGRFTPRQKSVYEAVLRVKREAVSMLRPGVLIQEYQKEVGKIMESELIELRLLDKMDIKRQDPSNPLYRKYFMHGTSHHLGLDVHDVGSVFEPVEEGMVFTVEPGIYIREEGIGVRLENDYVIGKDKNLDLMKNIPIEVEEIEALMNY; this comes from the coding sequence ATGAGATATACACCTATAAATCAATCCTTTTATAAAAAAAACAGAGATAAACTAGCCAAAGCATTAGAACCTAGGTCTTTGGTTATTTTGCATTCCAATGATTTGATGCCTACCAATGCTGACGGGACGATGAAGTTCAGGCAGAATAATGATCTTTTTTATCTCTGTGGAATAGATCAAGAGGATACCATTTTATTGATGTGCCCGGATTTTCCTAATGAGGGTATGCGCGAAATTCTTTTTGTTAAGGAAACAAACGAACATATAGCTATTTGGGAAGGAAATAAGTTGAGCAAAGCTGCTGCCACTGAAATTTCTGGAGTAAAACATATAAGGTGGAGTTCTGAGTATGGAACGGTATTGCAACAGCTAATGGGCTACTGTAATCATATATTACTCCATACCAATGAACATAGGGGAGCTCACAATGCAGTGGAGACAAGAAACACACGCTATAATAAAAAGGTAAAAGATGCTTTTCCATTGCATAATTATGAAAGGTTGGCTCCAATTATGGAGCGTTTAAGATCTGTGAAGGAGCAAGATGAAATTGATCAAATTCAGCGCGCCTGTGATATTACTGAAAAGGGGTTTAGGAGAGTGTTGGATTTTGTGAAACCTGGTGTGAGGGAATATGAGATAGAGGCCGAGTTTATGCATGAATTCTTAAGAAATGGCAGTAGGGGATTTGCCTATGAACCTATTATCGGGTCGGGAAAGAATAGTTGTGTTTTACATTATTTGGAAAACAATCAGTTATGCAATTCTGGTGAATTGATCCTAATGGACGTAGGAGCTGAATATGGAAACTATAATGCTGATATGACTAGGACCATTCCTGTAAATGGCCGGTTTACCCCCCGGCAAAAATCGGTGTATGAGGCTGTTTTGAGGGTGAAAAGAGAGGCTGTATCGATGCTTCGGCCTGGGGTGTTGATTCAGGAATATCAAAAAGAGGTTGGGAAGATAATGGAGTCAGAGCTGATCGAATTGAGGTTGTTGGATAAAATGGACATTAAACGGCAGGATCCTTCTAATCCATTGTATAGAAAGTATTTTATGCATGGCACATCTCATCACTTGGGGTTGGATGTGCATGATGTGGGATCTGTTTTTGAACCTGTCGAGGAAGGAATGGTATTTACGGTCGAGCCAGGTATTTATATTCGTGAAGAGGGGATAGGTGTTAGATTGGAGAACGATTATGTGATAGGGAAAGACAAGAATTTAGATTTAATGAAGAATATCCCTATTGAAGTAGAGGAAATAGAAGCATTGATGAATTATTAG
- a CDS encoding M16 family metallopeptidase produces MSYNIKELQNGIRIVHQEVNHTRLVHCGFILDIGSRDETLEQAGLAHFWEHMAFKGTTKRKAFHILNRLESVGGELNAYTTKEKICFYSSILKEHFNKAAELLYDITFHSTFPEKQIEKERQVILEEMAMYRDSPDDAIQDEFDEVVFQNHSLGRNILGTEETVNSFSQSDFFDFISTRMDTSKIVFSVVGNISFKKVLNQLEPKLNEIPIKKSLYIRSDFGHYVPQHKTVYKDITQSHCAIGKPAFSLYHPKRFKLFLLNNILGGPSMNSRLNLSLREKYGYVYSVESAYQVYKDTGFVGIFYGTEERTAKKARNLVMRELRKLREKKLGSLQLHMAKEQAIGQMAMAEENYAALMLVFGKNLLDKGKIESLDHIFDIIRNTSSEELQDIAQEVFMEDQLSFLTYLPN; encoded by the coding sequence ATGTCATATAACATCAAGGAATTACAGAACGGAATCCGAATTGTCCATCAAGAAGTCAATCACACTAGATTAGTACACTGCGGATTTATTCTTGATATTGGAAGCAGAGATGAAACGTTAGAGCAGGCTGGTTTGGCTCATTTTTGGGAACATATGGCCTTCAAAGGTACTACAAAAAGAAAAGCCTTTCATATTTTAAATCGCCTCGAATCTGTCGGAGGAGAATTAAATGCCTATACTACTAAAGAAAAAATCTGCTTCTACTCCTCCATTTTAAAAGAACATTTCAATAAAGCCGCAGAACTTCTCTATGATATTACTTTCCACAGTACTTTTCCCGAGAAACAAATAGAAAAGGAAAGACAAGTAATTCTCGAGGAAATGGCCATGTACAGAGATTCTCCAGATGATGCCATTCAGGATGAATTTGATGAGGTCGTATTCCAAAACCACTCTTTGGGAAGAAATATACTTGGCACAGAAGAAACGGTTAACTCCTTCAGCCAATCCGACTTTTTCGATTTTATCTCCACCAGAATGGACACCTCCAAAATCGTCTTTTCTGTCGTTGGAAACATTTCATTTAAAAAAGTGCTAAATCAATTGGAACCCAAATTAAATGAGATTCCGATCAAAAAGAGTCTTTATATAAGAAGTGATTTTGGTCATTATGTCCCACAGCATAAAACAGTATATAAGGATATTACCCAATCACATTGTGCTATCGGAAAACCAGCCTTTTCCTTATACCACCCTAAAAGGTTTAAACTTTTCCTCCTCAACAATATTTTAGGTGGCCCCAGCATGAACTCAAGGCTAAACCTTTCGCTAAGGGAAAAATATGGCTACGTTTATAGTGTAGAATCAGCCTATCAAGTATACAAAGACACTGGTTTTGTAGGCATATTTTATGGTACTGAAGAAAGGACAGCAAAAAAAGCCAGAAACTTAGTAATGCGTGAGCTCAGAAAATTAAGAGAGAAAAAACTAGGCTCGCTACAGCTTCATATGGCTAAAGAGCAAGCTATAGGTCAAATGGCCATGGCTGAAGAAAATTATGCCGCTTTGATGCTGGTTTTTGGCAAAAACCTACTTGACAAAGGAAAAATAGAATCTCTTGATCATATTTTTGATATAATTAGGAATACCAGTTCCGAGGAGCTTCAGGATATTGCTCAAGAAGTATTCATGGAGGATCAATTAAGCTTTCTAACCTATTTACCCAACTAA
- a CDS encoding O-methyltransferase, which produces MEFISEQLQNYCEEHTSPEDELLQLISRETHAKVLMPRMLSGHLQGKTLELFTKMQNPKTVLEIGTYTGYSAICMARGLSKDGRLITLDKNDELEDMVRGFFEKSGLSDQIDYKLGNALDIIPELNETFDMVFIDADKKNYINYYNLIIDKVSKGGLIMADNVLWSGKVLKDTSEKIDKDTKVIMDFNDMIQSDPRVENVLFPIRDGIMMARKL; this is translated from the coding sequence ATGGAATTCATCAGCGAACAATTACAAAACTATTGTGAAGAACATACCAGCCCTGAAGACGAGCTATTACAACTCATCAGCAGGGAGACGCATGCAAAAGTGCTAATGCCACGCATGCTTTCAGGACATCTCCAAGGCAAAACCCTTGAATTGTTCACCAAAATGCAAAATCCCAAAACCGTCCTAGAAATAGGCACCTACACCGGCTACTCGGCCATATGCATGGCAAGAGGTCTAAGTAAAGACGGCAGATTGATCACATTGGATAAAAATGATGAATTAGAAGATATGGTCAGGGGATTTTTTGAGAAATCGGGATTATCAGACCAAATCGATTACAAGCTGGGCAATGCCTTAGATATCATTCCTGAATTAAATGAAACTTTTGATATGGTCTTCATTGATGCTGATAAAAAGAATTATATCAATTATTATAATTTGATCATTGATAAAGTTAGTAAAGGAGGCTTGATCATGGCTGACAATGTGCTCTGGTCAGGAAAAGTACTCAAAGATACTTCAGAGAAAATCGATAAAGACACCAAGGTAATCATGGACTTTAATGACATGATACAATCTGACCCAAGAGTAGAAAATGTACTATTTCCCATCCGAGATGGCATTATGATGGCCAGAAAACTATAG